The following coding sequences lie in one Actinomycetota bacterium genomic window:
- the rplI gene encoding 50S ribosomal protein L9 translates to MKLILTQEVSGLGIAGDIVAVKDGYARNFLMPRGLGIAWTRGGEKQVTQIKRARKVREIRDLGHANEVKQELEALKVTLQAKAGDTGRLFGSVTTADIADAVRAAGGPAIEKRKVTLAAPVKTVGSYNATVLVHEGVVAKLNFEVVAG, encoded by the coding sequence ATGAAACTGATATTGACGCAGGAAGTCTCCGGTCTGGGCATTGCTGGCGACATCGTCGCGGTGAAGGACGGATACGCGCGCAACTTCCTCATGCCACGTGGTCTGGGCATTGCCTGGACGCGCGGAGGGGAAAAGCAGGTGACGCAGATCAAGCGCGCCCGCAAGGTTCGTGAGATTCGCGATCTGGGTCACGCCAACGAGGTCAAGCAGGAGCTCGAGGCCCTGAAGGTGACTCTTCAGGCCAAGGCTGGCGACACTGGCCGCCTCTTCGGTTCGGTCACCACGGCAGACATTGCAGATGCAGTGCGTGCAGCAGGTGGCCCAGCAATCGAGAAGCGCAAGGTCACCTTGGCCGCTCCGGTGAAGACCGTGGGTTCATACAACGCCACAGTGCTTGTACACGAGGGTGTTGTCGCCAAGTTGAACTTCGAGGTTGTCGCAGGCTAA
- the rpsR gene encoding 30S ribosomal protein S18, whose protein sequence is MAPRDRDRDSKRGPARGKDDKLPKRRDCVFCRGEIKGIDYKDTNLLRKFISDRGKIRARRVTGNCTQHQRDVANAVKNAREMALLPYTSTAR, encoded by the coding sequence ATGGCACCACGCGATAGAGATCGTGACAGCAAGCGCGGACCCGCGCGCGGCAAGGACGACAAGCTACCCAAGAGGCGCGACTGCGTCTTTTGCCGTGGCGAGATCAAGGGCATTGATTACAAGGACACGAACTTGCTCCGCAAGTTCATCTCAGATCGCGGCAAGATCCGCGCTCGCCGAGTGACTGGCAACTGCACCCAGCATCAGCGCGATGTTGCGAACGCTGTCAAGAATGCCCGTGAGATGGCACTTCTTCCCTACACCTCAACAGCACGCTAA
- a CDS encoding single-stranded DNA-binding protein, whose product MAAGDVVVTVVGNLTNDPELRFTPSGAAVASFTVASSSRVLDRTTNEWKDGETVFMRCSVWRQYAENVAESLTKGTRVIVQGRLKQRSYETREGEKRQVMEVEVDDVGPALRYATAKVNRVQRQGGGFDGGQAAGGGAPADDPWASSPSGGAGFDEPPF is encoded by the coding sequence ATGGCCGCCGGTGACGTCGTGGTGACGGTTGTTGGCAATCTGACCAACGATCCTGAATTGCGTTTCACCCCAAGCGGCGCTGCTGTCGCTTCCTTCACCGTTGCCTCCAGCTCACGCGTGCTTGATCGCACAACCAATGAGTGGAAGGACGGCGAGACCGTCTTCATGCGTTGCAGTGTCTGGCGCCAGTACGCGGAGAACGTTGCCGAGTCGCTGACCAAGGGCACGCGCGTGATCGTGCAAGGCCGCTTGAAGCAGCGCTCATACGAAACCCGCGAGGGTGAGAAGCGCCAGGTGATGGAGGTCGAGGTCGACGATGTCGGTCCCGCACTTCGCTACGCAACGGCCAAGGTCAATCGTGTCCAGCGTCAAGGTGGTGGATTCGACGGCGGCCAAGCTGCTGGCGGTGGAGCACCAGCAGATGACCCATGGGCAAGCAGCCCCTCAGGTGGCGCCGGCTTCGACGAGCCACCTTTCTAA
- the rpsF gene encoding 30S ribosomal protein S6: MRRYEVMVILDPDLEEKTVAPSLETFLNVVRADGGEVHKVDVWGRRRMAYEINHKPDGIYAVLEVTANPSAVAELDRQLSLNEAVMRTKVLRPEEAK, encoded by the coding sequence ATGCGTCGTTATGAGGTCATGGTCATTCTTGATCCAGATCTAGAAGAAAAGACCGTAGCCCCCAGTTTGGAGACGTTCCTCAACGTCGTCCGCGCTGATGGTGGCGAGGTGCACAAGGTTGATGTGTGGGGTCGTCGTCGTATGGCATACGAGATAAACCACAAGCCTGATGGCATCTATGCCGTGCTCGAAGTCACGGCCAACCCTTCTGCAGTTGCCGAGCTTGATCGTCAGCTCTCGCTGAACGAGGCCGTCATGCGTACCAAGGTGTTGCGTCCGGAGGAGGCCAAGTAA
- a CDS encoding YbhB/YbcL family Raf kinase inhibitor-like protein: protein MTGNDPFWRLPEVPSFSVTSVNLREGEPLAEAHMSGIFDVPGGQDSSPQLSWSGAPVETKSYAVTMYDPDAPTMSGFWHWAVAGIPSTVTSLAQGAGDEGGAGLPATAIQLRNDAGSPRFLGAAPPGGHGSHRYFITVHALDTHDIEVDADTSPALLGFKMSFHILGRATLMGTAEIS, encoded by the coding sequence ATGACCGGTAACGACCCGTTTTGGCGCCTGCCTGAAGTGCCAAGTTTCAGCGTCACGAGCGTGAACCTGCGCGAAGGTGAACCGCTTGCAGAGGCACATATGTCGGGAATCTTTGACGTGCCGGGGGGCCAAGACAGCAGCCCGCAGTTGTCGTGGTCCGGTGCCCCAGTTGAAACCAAGAGTTATGCAGTCACCATGTATGACCCTGACGCGCCGACCATGTCTGGATTTTGGCATTGGGCAGTTGCCGGAATTCCGTCAACAGTCACCTCCTTGGCCCAGGGAGCCGGCGATGAAGGTGGCGCGGGTCTGCCTGCCACGGCAATTCAACTGCGCAATGACGCCGGCTCGCCTCGATTCCTTGGCGCAGCTCCGCCCGGCGGGCATGGCTCGCACCGCTACTTCATCACTGTGCACGCGCTGGACACTCACGACATCGAAGTCGATGCCGACACCTCGCCCGCCTTGCTCGGATTCAAGATGTCATTCCACATCCTGGGCCGCGCCACTCTCATGGGAACTGCGGAGATTTCCTAA
- a CDS encoding exodeoxyribonuclease III: protein MRIVTWNVNSIGARLERVLAWLELNKPDVLALQELKCTDDAFPLMPFQALGYEVATLGTGRWNGVALISKVGLDDVTRGLLGQPQYEESDEPRAIGATCGGVRVWSVYVPNGREPDHPHYSYKLQWFQALKATAAAELAQSPDRPFTIIGDYNVAPTDADVWDIAKFENSTHVTPAERQALVDVRSAGLVEVMPRALKGEPFTFWDYRQASFGRGWGMRIDLIYGNQLFADAVSDAYIDREERKGKGASDHAPVVVDLDLP, encoded by the coding sequence GTGCGAATTGTGACTTGGAACGTGAATTCCATTGGCGCACGACTAGAGAGAGTGCTGGCCTGGCTAGAGCTCAACAAGCCGGATGTCTTGGCACTTCAAGAGCTCAAGTGCACCGACGATGCCTTCCCTTTGATGCCCTTTCAGGCGCTCGGCTACGAGGTCGCCACCCTTGGCACTGGGCGCTGGAATGGCGTGGCCTTGATCAGCAAGGTGGGCTTGGACGACGTCACCCGGGGATTGCTCGGGCAGCCGCAATATGAGGAATCGGACGAACCGCGAGCCATCGGCGCCACCTGCGGCGGCGTGCGCGTTTGGAGCGTCTATGTGCCAAACGGACGCGAGCCAGACCACCCCCACTACTCATACAAGCTCCAGTGGTTTCAGGCACTCAAAGCCACTGCTGCAGCAGAACTTGCTCAGTCACCTGATCGACCGTTCACCATCATCGGCGACTACAACGTTGCCCCCACTGACGCAGACGTCTGGGACATCGCAAAGTTTGAAAACAGCACGCATGTGACTCCGGCCGAGCGGCAGGCACTTGTCGACGTGCGCTCCGCTGGTCTGGTCGAAGTCATGCCGCGCGCATTGAAAGGGGAACCCTTCACCTTCTGGGACTACCGGCAGGCCTCCTTCGGGCGCGGCTGGGGCATGCGCATCGACTTGATCTACGGCAACCAGTTGTTCGCGGACGCGGTGAGCGATGCGTATATCGATCGCGAGGAGCGCAAGGGCAAGGGCGCATCCGATCACGCACCCGTCGTAGTCGACTTGGATCTTCCATGA
- a CDS encoding peptidoglycan bridge formation glycyltransferase FemA/FemB family protein — MTPVVRTISATQHREWIASRSSVSFLQLPEWGQVKVGWRPESIGWFEGSELVGAGLVLFRPIPKLPQRSLAYLPEGPDIDWLHSQFPQYDISAWLTPLLSHLKASGAFQVKMGPPVATRRWESETIKAAMAQWREPDGSPPAHLHEVVADWHSILALHLSERLQSRGWRQEENSGAGFGDVQPRYVFQIKLGERGLDDIFAGFNQLWRRNVRKAEKLGVVVSLGDRADLAAFHEIYVETAKRDQFTPRGLTYFEHMWDELNKQHASRLSVHLAHFDGHLAAATLMVRVGDHAWYSYGASTTADREVRPSNALQWAMIQQAHAAGCAIYDLRGIADTLNPDDHLFGLVQFKVGSGGYAQEYVGEWDFILRATWAKAYALYQARRG; from the coding sequence ATGACCCCAGTGGTGCGCACAATCTCTGCCACCCAGCACCGCGAATGGATCGCCTCTCGCTCATCGGTCTCCTTCTTGCAACTGCCCGAATGGGGACAGGTCAAGGTCGGCTGGCGTCCGGAGTCGATCGGCTGGTTTGAGGGTTCCGAACTCGTCGGCGCGGGCCTTGTTCTCTTTCGTCCCATCCCCAAGTTGCCGCAGCGATCCCTCGCCTACCTGCCCGAGGGTCCAGACATCGACTGGCTGCATTCCCAATTTCCGCAGTACGACATCAGTGCCTGGCTCACGCCACTGCTCTCACACCTGAAGGCCAGCGGTGCCTTTCAAGTCAAGATGGGTCCGCCCGTTGCGACCCGGCGCTGGGAATCGGAGACGATCAAGGCCGCCATGGCGCAATGGCGGGAACCAGACGGCTCTCCGCCAGCGCATCTGCACGAGGTCGTCGCCGATTGGCATTCAATTCTTGCGCTGCATCTGTCCGAACGCCTGCAATCGCGGGGCTGGCGACAAGAGGAGAATTCCGGCGCGGGCTTTGGCGACGTCCAACCGCGATATGTCTTTCAGATCAAACTCGGCGAACGCGGCCTGGATGACATCTTTGCTGGCTTCAACCAGCTCTGGCGACGCAATGTGCGTAAGGCAGAAAAACTCGGAGTAGTGGTGTCGCTCGGCGATCGCGCCGATCTTGCTGCCTTCCATGAAATCTACGTGGAGACCGCCAAGCGCGACCAGTTCACTCCACGCGGGCTCACGTACTTCGAACACATGTGGGATGAACTGAACAAGCAGCATGCCTCACGTTTGAGTGTGCACCTTGCGCATTTCGATGGGCATCTGGCGGCAGCGACCTTGATGGTGCGCGTCGGCGATCACGCCTGGTACTCCTACGGAGCATCAACAACGGCTGATCGAGAGGTTCGACCATCCAATGCTCTGCAGTGGGCGATGATTCAGCAAGCGCACGCCGCTGGTTGTGCGATCTACGACCTTCGGGGCATCGCCGACACTCTCAATCCTGACGACCATCTCTTTGGCTTGGTGCAATTCAAAGTCGGCTCGGGTGGATATGCCCAGGAGTACGTTGGCGAATGGGATTTCATCCTGCGTGCCACTTGGGCAAAAGCGTATGCGCTGTATCAGGCTCGACGTGGCTGA
- a CDS encoding alanine racemase yields MTFTLEVNTDQWRTHVHTVSAQVKSLTGSSIVPVIKGNGYGLGQARLAHESNTLASEVVAVGTVFELDEVLGHTNADVVVLEPFEPRDLLAGDAWWDIAQKWEAQRVIRTISSTSGLAALSSGAGHVRVVMEARTSMSRFGFSEAELIRVLADPVTRTAIESNRLQICGLSLHLPLEQSADEEPVPGETAVTARVREVQRWHGLWQTESVKLGSTVDQTLWLSHLTDTEYSQVQASNRMVQIKARIGTRLWLGDRSALTVHGTALAVHPLPDGTHVGYRQRTGPAGGTLIVVSGGTSHGIGLSAPTPAASLRQRFVTAGTGALDAAGRALSPFIWEGKQRWFAETPHQHHSMIWLPRGCVVPQVGDQLRAEVRFTTSRFDAVRGLDS; encoded by the coding sequence ATGACCTTCACCCTTGAGGTGAACACAGATCAGTGGCGCACACATGTCCACACGGTGAGCGCTCAGGTTAAATCACTGACGGGTTCGTCGATAGTGCCGGTCATCAAGGGCAATGGCTACGGGCTTGGTCAGGCTCGACTGGCACATGAGAGCAACACACTGGCCAGCGAGGTTGTCGCTGTTGGAACGGTCTTCGAACTTGATGAAGTGTTGGGCCATACAAATGCAGACGTCGTTGTCTTAGAACCCTTTGAGCCTCGCGATCTTCTCGCCGGTGATGCGTGGTGGGACATCGCACAGAAGTGGGAAGCGCAGCGCGTCATTCGCACCATCTCGTCGACAAGTGGGCTTGCGGCCCTGAGCTCTGGCGCTGGACATGTTCGAGTCGTGATGGAAGCGCGCACCTCAATGAGTCGCTTTGGCTTCAGCGAGGCCGAACTCATTCGGGTGCTTGCTGATCCGGTAACCCGAACAGCCATCGAATCCAACAGGCTGCAGATCTGCGGACTGTCCTTGCACCTGCCACTTGAGCAGTCAGCTGACGAAGAACCGGTGCCCGGAGAGACAGCGGTCACCGCGCGCGTTCGCGAAGTGCAGCGCTGGCACGGGCTTTGGCAGACCGAGTCGGTAAAGCTCGGCAGCACAGTTGACCAAACACTGTGGCTGTCTCATCTGACTGACACTGAGTACTCACAGGTGCAAGCCTCCAATCGGATGGTCCAGATCAAAGCGCGCATTGGAACCCGACTTTGGCTTGGTGACCGAAGTGCCTTGACGGTTCATGGCACCGCGCTCGCCGTGCATCCGCTGCCCGACGGAACGCATGTCGGCTATCGCCAACGCACTGGTCCTGCGGGTGGCACCTTGATCGTGGTGTCCGGCGGTACATCGCATGGGATCGGCCTCAGCGCACCGACTCCAGCAGCGAGTTTGCGCCAGCGATTCGTGACAGCAGGCACCGGCGCTCTCGATGCGGCCGGCCGAGCTCTCTCGCCGTTCATTTGGGAGGGCAAGCAACGGTGGTTCGCTGAGACTCCCCATCAACATCACTCGATGATCTGGTTGCCTCGCGGTTGCGTTGTGCCACAGGTGGGTGACCAACTGCGTGCTGAAGTGCGCTTCACGACATCGAGGTTTGATGCAGTGCGAGGTCTGGACTCGTAG
- a CDS encoding transglycosylase domain-containing protein, which yields MILFVLAIAGFAIALAMTTIPTPNELATSQATVVYYADGKNEVGRLGDSSRRSVPLSDVPEMVQKAILAAEDRDFYDHGGISPIGFARAVINNLTGGSTQGGSTITQQYAKNAFLTQERTWSRKIHEALLAFKLETVTSKDQILEDYLNTIYFGRHANGIDAAARAYFAKPVSELSLSEGAVLAAIINSPSGLAPENHLTALRSRWSYVLDGMESQGWITGDQRAGAKFPEILQAKNANRLGGQTGYLLQGIKDQLISLGFDESEIEAGGLQIVSTLDKKAEDAAVAAVDAAGPSSNTEGLRIGLASVRPNTGAIVALYGGKDFIADQINNATRPFAQAGSTFKPFALAAATEKSMPLTSVWNGNSPSTVNGYTLTNYGDKSFGEISLLKATLHSVNSAYVQMESAIGVDAVSNAAVRAGIPESTPGLNLDSLNLTFVLGTASPSGLSMANAYATFAAQGVRSTTSIVQKVIGPNGGLLYDYEPTLTTEFDSQVADTVTYVLNQNVERGTAFAARALNRPASAKTGTTDGNKSAWFVGYTPQLSTAVLMAKENASGLPVSLSGTGGLHTVTGGSFPAAIWTKYMRAALKGQPIAQLPAAPSSITDRLDCVALTEANGGLPPLGCPNANAAEFSPEPIGEAPNGDVFGNLSSTVAPVPPGDGAPKQVPSARPSKTPSKAPTKAPVKGNGDGPPSVAG from the coding sequence GTGATTCTCTTTGTGCTCGCAATTGCCGGCTTCGCAATCGCACTTGCTATGACGACAATTCCAACACCCAACGAGCTCGCCACCAGTCAGGCCACTGTTGTCTATTACGCCGATGGTAAGAATGAAGTCGGCCGCCTGGGCGACTCTTCGCGGCGCAGTGTGCCGCTCAGCGATGTGCCCGAGATGGTGCAGAAAGCGATCCTCGCTGCGGAAGACCGCGACTTCTATGACCACGGCGGCATCTCGCCAATCGGTTTTGCGCGAGCTGTCATCAACAACCTGACTGGCGGCTCGACCCAAGGTGGCTCGACTATTACCCAGCAGTACGCCAAGAACGCCTTCTTGACCCAGGAGCGCACCTGGAGTCGAAAGATCCACGAGGCACTGCTGGCCTTCAAGCTCGAGACCGTCACTTCCAAGGACCAAATCCTTGAGGACTACCTCAACACCATCTATTTCGGACGACATGCCAATGGCATCGATGCGGCTGCCCGTGCGTATTTCGCCAAGCCGGTCAGTGAGCTTTCTTTGTCCGAAGGCGCAGTATTGGCAGCGATCATCAATTCACCAAGTGGCCTGGCACCTGAGAACCATTTGACTGCACTGCGCTCACGCTGGAGCTATGTGCTCGACGGCATGGAGTCACAGGGCTGGATCACTGGCGATCAGCGCGCGGGTGCGAAATTCCCCGAAATCCTGCAAGCAAAGAACGCCAACCGCCTCGGTGGTCAGACGGGATATCTACTGCAGGGCATCAAGGATCAGTTGATCTCTCTTGGTTTCGATGAAAGCGAGATCGAAGCTGGTGGGCTGCAGATCGTTTCGACTCTCGATAAGAAGGCTGAGGACGCAGCTGTTGCTGCTGTCGACGCTGCTGGACCGTCGTCGAATACTGAGGGTCTGCGTATTGGGCTTGCATCGGTTCGCCCGAATACCGGCGCAATCGTTGCCCTGTATGGCGGCAAGGATTTCATTGCTGATCAGATCAACAACGCAACGCGTCCATTTGCTCAAGCGGGATCGACCTTCAAACCTTTTGCGCTGGCTGCTGCGACCGAGAAGAGCATGCCGTTGACGTCAGTCTGGAATGGCAATTCGCCCAGCACTGTCAACGGCTATACCTTGACGAACTACGGCGACAAATCCTTCGGAGAGATTTCGCTGCTGAAGGCAACATTGCATTCAGTTAACTCCGCCTATGTGCAGATGGAATCGGCGATCGGCGTTGATGCCGTCTCAAATGCGGCCGTGCGCGCTGGAATCCCTGAAAGCACTCCCGGGCTCAATCTCGACAGTCTTAATCTCACCTTTGTGCTCGGCACGGCTTCACCGTCAGGCCTGAGCATGGCCAACGCATATGCGACTTTCGCAGCTCAAGGAGTGCGCTCGACGACTTCAATTGTGCAGAAAGTCATCGGCCCGAATGGCGGACTGCTTTACGACTATGAGCCAACGCTCACCACCGAATTTGATTCACAAGTAGCTGACACGGTGACCTACGTGCTCAATCAAAATGTCGAACGCGGAACGGCATTTGCCGCACGCGCACTCAACCGACCAGCGAGCGCAAAGACAGGTACGACCGACGGAAACAAGAGTGCATGGTTCGTGGGTTACACCCCGCAACTGTCAACTGCCGTCCTGATGGCCAAGGAGAACGCCTCTGGCCTGCCAGTGTCCTTGTCAGGTACGGGAGGTCTGCACACCGTCACTGGTGGCTCCTTCCCCGCCGCGATTTGGACCAAGTACATGCGTGCAGCGCTCAAGGGGCAGCCGATAGCGCAATTGCCGGCCGCGCCTTCGTCGATCACCGACCGGCTGGACTGTGTTGCGCTGACTGAGGCCAACGGTGGGCTGCCGCCCCTTGGATGTCCGAACGCCAACGCTGCCGAATTCTCACCTGAACCGATCGGCGAGGCCCCTAATGGCGATGTCTTCGGCAATCTGAGTTCCACGGTCGCTCCCGTTCCACCAGGTGATGGGGCGCCAAAACAGGTACCTAGCGCGCGGCCCTCGAAAACTCCGAGCAAGGCTCCAACCAAGGCTCCAGTCAAGGGCAATGGCGATGGCCCGCCCTCGGTTGCGGGCTAG